The following nucleotide sequence is from Rhodothermus sp..
TTCAAAGGTACCGTCCCCATTGATATCCCATTCAAACGTTGCGGTCAGGGATCCGCTATCTGGTCCGGTAGTTGGGTTGCCATCAAGGTCAATAGTTCCGTCGCTGTTAAAAGAAAGGGTACCGGTTTGAGGGTTACCATTGCTGTCCAGAATCGGGTTGTTATTAGCGTCGAAGATCTGCCATTGCCATTCATTGTTGTTGGTTTTTGTGAATTCAATAATGATCGTTTGCGTTCTCCCCTGCGAGTCGTAGACAATGGTTGAAATAGTCTGGGTGTCTCCGACAAGGGCTTCCGCACTTAGATTGCCGCGTATAAAGATATTTTCCGTTTGTTTGGGGGGAGAAGTGGCACTGAGCGGAATACGCACATCTTCCAGCGAAGCGGATCGCAGTGTTTCACCCTTTTCGTCGAAGGCCCAGCCCTGCACCTGCAGGCCAGTGTTGGTTACCAGTTCGCCAAACCGATTGACTGAAAAGTTACCGGCACGTGTCAGATAGATACGGTCGCCACCACGAACGACAAAAAAGCCGTCGCCGTTGATGCCCAGGTCGGTGGCTACGCCCGTGTTTTCGAGAGCGCCCTGGGCGAAATTGACGTCGATGGACCCTACAGCCACGCCCAGGCCTACATAGGCGGGGTTGATGCCGCGGCCGCCAGCGGTGCGCCCTACGCCCAGCAGGGTCTGCCCGAGCAGTTCGTTAAAGGCGGCGCGGCCGCGTTTGAAGGCCGTAGTGTTGACATTGGCAATGTTGTTGGAGATGACGTCCATGCGGACCTGATGGCTTTTAAGTCCGGAGACGCCGGTGCGAAGTGAGCGAACCATGGCTGTTCCTCTTGGTTGGTTAAGTTAATGGATGATTTACTCGAGCGTCGGTCGATCAGCTCGAGCGACCGGCATCCCAGATGGGGCCTGCCGGTAGTTGACTTCAGGGATTACAGGAGGTAAGCACTGTCAATCTGAGTGAAAATCCGCTGGTGCATTTCCTGACGGCCGAGGGCTGTCACCACGGTACGGTTGGTGACGCTTACAATGAAGGCAGCCTCTTGGTGCAATACCAGTGCTTCGCGTGCGCCTTTGGCCGACAACTCCTGCACGGCGCGAGTAAGTTGTCGGGCTAAAACGTCGTCAAAGGCGATACCGCGTTGGGCAATGCGCTGACGAGCATGGGCGGACAGGCGCACGCCTATCTCCGGTGTCTGCACCTGGCGCAGCGCCTCGGCGAATGATGTTGTGGGTGGATCGTGCGTGCGTGGTGCCTGCGATGGGAGATCTACCCTCCCCGGCACAGGCTGCACGCGCGCTGCCAGTTCCTGTACGTTCATGGTTGTAGAGGGATGATGGAGGATGCCATATACTTTATCATCCTGATTCCACGCCACGAACCGATTGCATGGGGACCGAGCGGTCGCCAATCCATAGCAGGATTCCCTCAGGGCCAAACGTCACACGGGTTACACGTCCACGTACAAAAGAACGAGCGGCTACCGTTTCGCCGTCACCATTGGCGGCAAGTACCTCGATGGTGTAGGTGCCGGCGGGAAGCGTCTCGCCGTCCTCGTTACGACCGTCCCATTCCACGTCATATTCTCCGGCTGCGCGCGGGCCCAGATAAAGCGTGCGTACTACCTCGCCGGCTTCATTGCGAATCTGGATACTGACCTGTTGCGCCGCGTCACTGAGTTCGATCCGGAAAGCCACAGGTTCTTTGCCGCCCCAGGTGAGCTGATCGCCTTCAGCTTCGATCACCTTACCCACCAGTCCGGCTGCCACGCTATTATGAATACTCTGGGCCAGCGCACTGTAGGCGTTGGTCTGGGCCGCCAGCGTTTCGTTGATTCCGATGAGCTGCTCTACCGTGGAAAACTGAGCCAGCTGCGCCGCAAATTCGCGACTGTCCATCGGATTGATAGGATCCTGGTAGCGCAACTGGGTTACCAGCAGGCGCAGAAAGGCCTCCCGGTCCAGCTCCTGATTAGGAGGTGCCGGTGTACCGGGGGTATACTGCTGGGCCTGTTGACGAATTTCGTCGATGGGAGCAATCAGGGAAGGCATGGTGACGCCGGTTTAGCCGATCCATTCATGATGACTGCCGGGGCGAAGGATCCGGGCACGGGAGGATTCTGTGGGGGAGGGTGCGGACGCATCCGAACCCGAAGCAAGCGGTGTACCATGTGGGGACGTTTGGGAAAAAGCCTGCCGCTGACCTCCCTGGTCACCGCCACCAGCGAGCGAAAACTGTACGGCCGTCTGGTACTGCGCCTGCAGGGTTTCCTGAATACGGTCGGCGTGCGCAGCCACCAGAGCCCGTAGCTGAGGGTCACTGAGGTGGACGGAAACCGCTATATGATCGGGTCTACGCCGCGTCTCAACGCGTAACATACCCTCACCATTGGCCAGTTCTACCTCGAGAGCTTGGCCGTCAAAGTGTTGCCGTATACGCTCGGCATAGGCTAATGCCATCTGGAACCAGGCCGCTGTGCGGATTGCCTGGGGCAATGTTCTGGCCGGTGGAGGTAAGGAAGTCTCCTGCGTTGAGACAGTCCCCGACCGCTCAGCCGTGTCCAGCACAAGCTGTGCGTCCCCTGGATCCAGGGAAATGTCCCAGTCTCTGTCCTTTAAGGGAGCTGGTGTCGTCTGGGTATTTTGGGGGGTTGTGGTGTCAGGGGTTGGGGAAGGTTGTGCAGGTGCATGGGAAGAAGTTGCCGCTGGGGTTTGTGGTTGGGTGGGTGTGGTGGATGTGGGTTGAGGGTTTGTTGGGGGGGAGGAGGTTGGATTGGCGAGGCGTGTGTAGGGATCGGAGGGAGTAGGGGTGGTTGTGTGGGTTGATGTGGATTGGGTTGTGGTTTCTGGTGTGGCGACGGCTTTTGTATTGGGAGCATACCGATCAGTGACAGCTTCTAACTGCACGTCAACCGCTTCGCTGGCATTCTGAAGGGATCGTGTCTGGTCCGGATGAACGTTTGCTATCTCCGGATGAACGTTTGCTATCAGAGGCTGTGGGCCCTCTTCGGGGGGCGTAGCCGGGAGGTGTGCCGGAGAAGAGGATTGCATGGTGGTTGTTGCCAGTGAGGATGGCTGATCATTGGCGTGTGGGGCGGGCGTAAGGGAGGTGTATTCCAGCGCTTCCGCTGAGGCGGTCGGCGGGTTGGCGGGCATTTCCAGCAGGAGTGGCGCGTTGGAGGCAGACGGATAGGCAGAGCCTGGCGCTTTTCGAAGCGAAGTTGGGGTAGTTTCGAAGGAAGCAGAAGGGAGCGTAGCATTGGCCGGGTTGGGTTCCTGCAGTAAGGCGGAAGGAAGGATGAGGGCGGAGGGCAACATGGACGGCTCGGAGGCAGGAGTGGCCGTGTCAGATCGCCGTTCCGCATGTTCAGAGGTTGAGGACGCAGGTGTATCAACCTGCATATGTAGGGCGATCGCTTCCTGTGATGGAGCGACAGGGCTTTTGAATGAAGAAGTACGGGGCAAAGTGGACAATTCGGAAGACTCCGCATTTTCCGAGGGTGTGATAAACAGGGCCAGTGCTGTCTCCAGCAGTCGGGTAAAGCGGCGAGATAGCCCATTTTTTGAGACCTCAGCGGAGGAGGACGATGCTGTTTCTGAAGCAGTGGACAACAATGGCAACAGTTTCATGGCCCGTTATGGGTTAGGGTGACTGGCTTCCAACCGAGGTTAAGGAGGGCTGGGGGGTGTCGGATTTTTGCAGGAGGCGGTTGACCAGGCGTGCGGCCTGGTCGGGTGGGAGCGATTGTAGTAAAAGGGTACGTCCGCGCCCCTGCGTTTCCAGATAAAGCAGATCCAGAATTTCAGGGGAAAGCTGGCTCAGCAGTGCGCGCCGCTGACTGTCTTCCAGGCGCGTGATGGTGGCTGCCAACTCCTTGGCCTGAACTCGCTTGGCTTCCAGTGCCGTGAGTCGTTGCTGAATTTGTGAGAGCTGCTGCTGGGTTTGCTGAAGCAGCTGGTATAGCGAAGTAATCTGACGCTGCAGGCTCCAGATGGAATCGCGTAGCTGATGTACGGTGTCTCGGATGGCTGCGAGGGAGTCGGCCAGCAATTTTTCAGTATCTGGCCGCAGAGCAGCTAACAGAGAATCGGCCCCTAAGGAATCGATTTGCGCAGATAGTTGACGCAGGCTATCGAGCTGTTGTTGTACCTGCTGGACACGCTGGGGGGCGACGTAGGGCATGGCGAAATACATGCCCACGACACCGACAACGAAGAAGATCAGGGCCAGCAGTATGCGAAGCACAAGTTTCATGACAGACGCTGCTGCAGCTTACGGACATAAGCACCTGTAGCCTGCTCGTCGATCCAGGCATGCTCGGCAGCTGTTTCAGCTTCTCGGTAGCGTGCGTATTGCCGTTCGCGCAGTCGCTCGAGTGATTCTTCGGCCTGGCGACGCTCCAGCACCAGGGTACGGGCCTCGGCTTCCTGGTGCCGTAGCTGTTCAAGTTGTTGCTCCAGCCGAAGCAGCTGCCGTTGGGCTTTTAACCAGTAGGCCTCCTGGCGACGCAACTGCACTGGATCGGTGGTCGAAGCGTTGGCTGCCAGTTCGCGCTGAAGCTGCGCCAGCTGCTGGCGCGCTGCTTCGATGCGCTGCTCCAGCTGTGAGCGTTCTTGCTGGAGGCGGATCAGCGCTTCGATGGCTTGTTCGGTCTGATGTTTTCGCAAGCGCAGTACACTTTGCAATGAGAAACGGAATTTCTTGCCAGGCATAGGGTACAACAGAGGGCTGCTATGGCGATTGCAGGGTGTCTACATGTTTATGCAAAAGGTCGGCCAATTTACGAGGCACGGTCGGGCAGCTTGCGCATCAGAGCGGCCAGCTGTTCGATCGGGTCATCGGCTACCTCTTCGACATCCTGGCGTAAGAAGGCCATAAGGGCGTCATGTGCCAGGATAGCCCGATCAATTTCCGGACGCGTGCCCATTTCGTAGGCGCCAACGCGAATCAAATCTTCGGCTTCCTGATAGGTCGCCAGCAATCGGCGTGCTTCTTCAGCCAGGGCTCGATGTTCAGGGGTGGTGACGCGTGGCATAACGCGGCTGACGCTCTGCAGCACGTCGATTGCCGGGAAATGGTGGGCATGGGCCAACCGACGGGAAAGCACGATATGACCATCAAGAATACCGCGGACGGCGTCGCCAATTGGATCATTCATGTCGTCGGCATCCACGAGCACCGTAAAAATACCCGTGATGGTGCCATGCTCTCCAGGTCCAGCTCGTTCCAGCAGGCGTGGCAACATGGCAAAGACGCTGGGCGTGTACCCGCGGGTCGTAGGGGGTTCACCAACGGCCAACCCGATTTCTCGCTGGGCCATAGCGACGCGTGTGATTGAGTCCATCATGAGCAATACATCCATACCCCGATCCCGAAAGTATTCGGCAATGGCCATGGCGACGCTGGCTCCTTTGACACGACTCATAGCGGCTTGATCGCCGGTCACAGCGACCACGACCGAACGCTTGAGCCCTTCTGGTCCGAGATTGTCGGCAATAAATTCCTGCACTTCACGGCCACGCTCTCCGATCAGGGCAATGACGTTCACGTCGGCACGGGCCCGTCGTGCAATCATGCCCAGCAGGGTGCTTTTGCCGACGCCTGAACCCGCGAAAATACCGATGCGCTGCCCACGTCCCAGGGTGAGAAAAGCATCAATGGCGCGGATGCCAGTAAACAGCGGTGTGTCGATCATACGCCGCATGAGGGGAGGC
It contains:
- a CDS encoding flagellar hook protein FlgE → MVRSLRTGVSGLKSHQVRMDVISNNIANVNTTAFKRGRAAFNELLGQTLLGVGRTAGGRGINPAYVGLGVAVGSIDVNFAQGALENTGVATDLGINGDGFFVVRGGDRIYLTRAGNFSVNRFGELVTNTGLQVQGWAFDEKGETLRSASLEDVRIPLSATSPPKQTENIFIRGNLSAEALVGDTQTISTIVYDSQGRTQTIIIEFTKTNNNEWQWQIFDANNNPILDSNGNPQTGTLSFNSDGTIDLDGNPTTGPDSGSLTATFEWDINGDGTFETFTLNFADENDALTQFAGSTTVSVRNQDGVPPGTLIGFSINQEGIVELNFSNGHQQKIYQLALGIVKNPNGLQQEGDNLWSLTSASGDLTLGRAGTELNRTVIVAGTLEMSNVDLATEFTDMIVTQRGYQASARIITTSDEMLQELVQLKR
- a CDS encoding flagellar biosynthesis protein; the encoded protein is MNVQELAARVQPVPGRVDLPSQAPRTHDPPTTSFAEALRQVQTPEIGVRLSAHARQRIAQRGIAFDDVLARQLTRAVQELSAKGAREALVLHQEAAFIVSVTNRTVVTALGRQEMHQRIFTQIDSAYLL
- a CDS encoding FlgD immunoglobulin-like domain containing protein; amino-acid sequence: MPSLIAPIDEIRQQAQQYTPGTPAPPNQELDREAFLRLLVTQLRYQDPINPMDSREFAAQLAQFSTVEQLIGINETLAAQTNAYSALAQSIHNSVAAGLVGKVIEAEGDQLTWGGKEPVAFRIELSDAAQQVSIQIRNEAGEVVRTLYLGPRAAGEYDVEWDGRNEDGETLPAGTYTIEVLAANGDGETVAARSFVRGRVTRVTFGPEGILLWIGDRSVPMQSVRGVESG
- the fliJ gene encoding flagellar export protein FliJ; the encoded protein is MPGKKFRFSLQSVLRLRKHQTEQAIEALIRLQQERSQLEQRIEAARQQLAQLQRELAANASTTDPVQLRRQEAYWLKAQRQLLRLEQQLEQLRHQEAEARTLVLERRQAEESLERLRERQYARYREAETAAEHAWIDEQATGAYVRKLQQRLS
- a CDS encoding FliI/YscN family ATPase, whose product is MPMLKPPDIPGSPSDSFVAHCLAQVRKHPPRPLHFGKVQSVVGLLIEASDLPAAVGELCYIHEGQQPGARRIKAEVVGLRGRTTILMPLEETRGLRAGYLVEPSALPLTIRVGEAMLGRVVDANGRPIDGKGPLMVTDEQPVHNDPPPPLMRRMIDTPLFTGIRAIDAFLTLGRGQRIGIFAGSGVGKSTLLGMIARRARADVNVIALIGERGREVQEFIADNLGPEGLKRSVVVAVTGDQAAMSRVKGASVAMAIAEYFRDRGMDVLLMMDSITRVAMAQREIGLAVGEPPTTRGYTPSVFAMLPRLLERAGPGEHGTITGIFTVLVDADDMNDPIGDAVRGILDGHIVLSRRLAHAHHFPAIDVLQSVSRVMPRVTTPEHRALAEEARRLLATYQEAEDLIRVGAYEMGTRPEIDRAILAHDALMAFLRQDVEEVADDPIEQLAALMRKLPDRAS